The proteins below are encoded in one region of Drosophila santomea strain STO CAGO 1482 chromosome 3R, Prin_Dsan_1.1, whole genome shotgun sequence:
- the LOC120454129 gene encoding Fanconi anemia group D2 protein isoform X1: protein MAVLGHTALLTRHQSVLFLLFCYLGVTLVKLTCTMYKQFKKRSKKPLNTIDENATMKVPRLAETTTNVSVESSSGGSEDNIPASQEHTQRFLSQHSVILAATLGRTQSSNRNIATLSRQPNNFFELVLVRAGVQLDQGDSLIMACDHVSIVSKLRDIFTSASSYTDKMETFKTGLNAAMAPGSKLVQKLLTGCTVDAAGEEQIYQSQNSMFMNFLMIDFMRDACVEVLLNRIEEVARADRVIMGKAAIPLPLLPLMLTQLRYLTALHKVEIYSRIEVIFNRATESAKLDIIANAELILDASMHDEFVELLNINYSSTEDLFHMTTVQTLSNLFLSDRTQAKLRLRILDFATSGHCPDVNLPHLIRLMLNVLKIDTDDSVRDLIGSLREIFNWRHTTVREENSTTGDSKKSQLELFGFLELALIRSKKFYQACQRSCASVPAEEFTSFDLILLLLLIHVNEDNSLYIENILRRRIKLEHITVAILEEIRLHYRHILEQHITTLINILHDFMREKNRTVSDFAKSSYSILFKTFNSIQKNILKKLLELTCDKSSPHLTTMALELLRELQRKSAKDVQNCATLLIPMLDRISDLTLTQTRVAMDLLCHVAFPDPNLSPCLQLQEQVDMVVKKQLINSIDNIKKQGIIGCVQLIDAMARIENDGVERNELIASVENVDSLPDGRGKMAANLIIRTESSIGNSTESLALFFEELATVFNQRNEGSTGCDLDYQFIAWVCDLVTFRFQASFVTEDVPETLKGIKLEYQLNINELDDTNVNTESDVLNIGINISKLVLSPKAKACDSIYILAPLFNCVRVLYKHRHHDSLENINALLGCAIVLPSFFEDDNYVPVFDNFEAEQQKDILSIYFQTINWMRVSISAFASQRDPPTRRRVLSRLGELIRIEQRIKPLLARAPFDFVAPPYQFLTNVKLSNQNLKRPGPKPAAQINTTLPEPDLSGNQTTIADFTIKVGPCKTIKMKTDFEQMYGPRERYRPMEVEIIMLLVEQKFVLSHQLENEQVGEFLGLLELRFLLEDVVQKLEAAVFRQTDSFDADSFKPHLAKQEDFICDLLPCLNEVNNHLITLAEAIDNELTKVNHVYSNLDLFKEQFCYIKSCFGLCVRLFALYFAWSEWSDKSQEQLLHKSLLKLQPKAQWKRLEKQSVPQLATLTFQYFLKYEKSVLSLSTAVQIYRLLCNLLKLGSLQSDASQPRFQQAEELRILCGTLLRRKWFHYAGTLDKGGQCNIYLDELIKGFLKKSTSTSQTDLLSELVKQCSILNTKDKALSSFPNFKKANFPLLFRGLCEVLIHSLSGQVSADRNGDRLTLWESAVDLLNGLLSIVQQVEQPRNFGLFLKHSLLFLKLLLQHGMSALESIVRDDPERLTRFLHELQKVTRFLHQLCCHSKSIKNTAIISYIPSLRETIETLVFRVKALLAANNCHSAFHMGNMINRDLHGDSIITPTSSFAGEENSDEELPADDTSVDETVLGDDMGITTVSVSTRPSDGSRRSKSSSRSKCF, encoded by the exons ATGGCAGTGCTCGGTCACACTGCATTGCTAACGCGCCATcaaagtgttttgtttttacttttttgttatttagGAGTTACGCTTGTAAAGCTTACTTGCACTAtgtataaacaatttaaaaaacgTTCGAAGAAACCTCTGAACACGATCGACGAGAACGCGACCATGAAAGTGCCC CGCCTGGCAGAGACGACCACAAATGTTTCAGTTGAGTCCTCATCCGGTGGGAGCGAGGATAACATACCCGCCTCCCAGGAGCATACACAGCGCTTTCTGTCGCAGCACAGTGTGATCCTGGCCGCCACTCTGGGTCGCACGCAATCCTCGAACCGGAACATTGCCACGCTCTCCCGGCAACCGAACAACTTCTTCGAACTGGTTCTGGTTCGAGCCGGTGTCCAGTTGGACCAGGGTGATAGTCTGATAATGGCCTGCGATCATGTATCCATTGTCTCCAAGCTGCGGGACATCTTTACGAGTGCCTCCTCCTATACCGACAAAATGGAGACATTCAAGACGGGTCTGAATGCTGCCATGGCGCCCGGATCAAAGCTGGTGCAGAAGCTTCTAACCGGCTGCACCGTGGACGCAGCTGGCGAGGAGCAGATCTACCAGTCCCAGAACAGCATGTTTATGAACTTCCTTATGATCGACTTCATGCGAGATGCCTGCGTGGAGGTGCTGTTGAACAGGATCGAGGAGGTGGCTAGAGCCGACCGAGTCATCATGGGTAAAGCAGCTATTCCCTTGCCACTGCTACCCCTGATGCTGACTCAACTGCGCTACCTGACCGCCTTGCACAAGGTGGAGATCTACAGTCGCATCGAGGTAATCTTCAACAGGGCCACGGAATCGGCAAAGCTTGACATCATAGCCAATGCTGAGTTGATACTCGATGCCAGCATGCACGATGAGTTCGTCGAGCTTCTCAA CATTAACTATTCCAGCACTGAAGACCTTTTCCATATGACCACGGTGCAAACTCTTAGTAACTTATTTCTTTCGGACAGAACGCAGGCCAAGTTACGACTGCGCATTTTGGACTTCGCCACAAGTGGTCACTGCCCCGATGTG AACTTGCCGCATCTTATAAGGCTGATGCTAAACGTTCTGAAAATAGACACAGATGACAGCGTGCGCGAC TTGATAGGCAGCTTGCGAGAAATCTTCAACTGGCGTCACACAACTGTGAGGGAAGAAAACTCAACAACAGGCGACAGTAAGAAGTCTCAGCTGGAACTTTTTGGCTTCCTAGAACTAGCGTTAATACGCTCGAAAAAGTTTTATCAAGCATGCCAGAGGTCATGTGCTAGTGTGCCTGCTGAAGAATTTAC CTCCTTCGACCTGATACTTCTGCTTTTGTTGATACATGTTAATGAAGATAACTCATTATACATCGAAAACATT cttcGACGTCGCATTAAATTGGAGCATATAACAGTGGCCATTTTGGAAGAGATACGACTGCACTATAGACACATCCTGGAGCAGCACATTACCACACTGATAAACATCCTTCACGACTTTATGCGAGAGAAAAATCGCACTGTGTCCGATTTCGCGAAGTCTTCGTACAG TATACTTTTTAAGACTTTCAACTCGATCCAAAAAAATATCCTAAAAAAGCTTTTGGAGCTTACCTGTGACAAATCATCGCCCCACCTGACAACAATGGCACTGGAATTGCTTCGTGAGCTTCAACGAAAGAGCGCCAAGGATGTTCAGAATTGTGCCACTCTTCTTATTCCCATGCTTGATAGGATAAGTGATCTTACTCTTACACAAACCCGCGTTGCTATGGACCTTCTGTGCCATGTTGCGTTTCCGGATCCGAACCTATCGCCGTGCCTGCAACTCCAAGAGCAAGTCGATATGGTGGTTAAAAAACAGCTGATCAATTCCATTGATAATATTAAAAAGCAGGGCATAATTGGCTGTGTGCAGCTCATCGATGCAATGGCACGCATTGAGAACGATGGAGTTGAGCGTAACGAGCTTATAGCCAGCGTGGAAAACGTCGATTCCTTGCCCGATGGCCGAGGCAAAATGGCTGCCAACTTAATCA TACGCACCGAGTCATCAATAGGAAATAGTACCGAGTCTTTAGCCCTGTTTTTTGAAGAACTGGCCACGGTTTTCAATCAGCGCAATGAGGGAAGCACCGGCTGTGACTTGGACTACCAATTCATTGCTTGGGTCTGTGACTTAGTGACATTCCGATTTCAGGCAAGTTTTGTCACAGAGGATGTTCCCGAGACTTTAAA GGGAATTAAACTGGAATATCAGTTAAATATCAATGAATTGGACGATACAAATGTAAATACTGAATCGGATGTCCTTAATATTGGcataaatatatcaaaactGGTTTTATCACCGAAAGCGAA AGCTTGTGATTCAATATACATTCTGGCTCCTCTGTTCAACTGTGTCAGGGTGTTGTACAAACATCGCCACCATGACAGCTTAGAGAATATCAATGCCTTGCTGGGCTGTGCCATCGTGCTGCCTTCTTTCTTTGAGGATGACAACTATGTCCCCGTTTTTGACAACTTTGAGGCGGAACAGCAAAAGGACATTCTGAGCATTTATTTTCAGACCATCAATTGGATGAGGGTGTCGATCAGTGCGTTTGCATCCCAACGTGATCCTCCTACTCGGCGTCGAGTTCTTTCTAGACTCGGAGAGCTAATACGTATCGAACAGAGAATAAAGCCCCTCCTGGCTAGAGCGCCTTTCGACTTCGTGGCACCGCCATATCAATTCCTCACCAACGTCAAGCTCTCGAACCAGAATCTGAAACGTCCAGGACCCAAACCAGCtgcccaaataaacacaaCGCTACCAGAACCAGATTTAAGTGGTAATCAAACAACGATCGCTGACTTTACAATTAAGGTTGGACCGTGCAAGACCATTAAGATGAAGACCGACTTTGAGCAGATGTATGGGCCGCGAGAGAGGTACAGGCCAATGGAAGTTGAAATCATCATGCTGTTGGTCGAGCAGAAGTTTGTCTTGAGTCACCAGCTGGAAAATGAGCAAGTGGGGGAGTTTCTTGGTCTCCTGGAGTTACGTTTCCTGCTGGAAGACGTGGTTCAAAAACTTGAAGCAGCAGTTTTTCGACAGACCGATTCCTTTGATGCGGACAGTTTTAAGCCGCATTTGGCCAAACAGGAAGATTTTATTTGCGATCTACTTCCATGTCTAAATGAGGTGAATAATCATCTAATAACCCTGGCTGAAGCCATCGACAATGAGCTTACGAAAGTCAATCATGTGTACAGCAATCTGGATCTGTTTAAAGAGCAATTTTGCTATATCAAATCGTGCTTTGGGCTGTGCGTCCGGCTGTTTGCTTTGTACTTCGCCTGGAGCGAGTGGAGTGATAAGTCGCAGGAACAACTGCTCCATA AGTCTTTGCTTAAACTACAGCCTAAAGCACAATGGAAAAGACTAGAGAAGCAAAGTGTCCCTCAGCTGGCAACCCTGACTTTTCAATACTTTCTAAAGTATGAGAAATCCGTATTGAGTCTCAGTACTGCGGTTCAGATCTATCGATTGCTGTGTAACTTGTTGAAACTGGGGAGTTTACAAAGTGATGCTAGCCAACCGAGATTTCAGCAAGCCGAGGAGTTAC GGATACTGTGTGGCACGTTGTTGCGACGTAAATGGTTCCACTACGCTGGTACTTTGGACAAAGGCGGTCAATGCAATATCTATTTGGACGAGCTGATCAAGGGATTCCTAAAAAAATCAACTTCCACGAGTCAAACCGATCTCCTTAGTGAGTTGGTTAAGCAATGCAGCATACTCAATACGAAGGACAAAGCCCTGAGTTCCTTCCCCAACTTCAAAAA GGCCAACTTCCCATTACTCTTTCGCGGACTGTGCGAGGTTCTTATTCACTCCCTAAGTGGTCAAGTTAGCGCCGATAGAAATGGTGATAGACTTACACTATGGGAGTCTGCAGTGGATTTGTTGAATGGCTTGCTCAGCATTGTGCAGCAGGTGGAACAGCCCAGAAATTTTGGGCTCTTTTTGAAACACTCCCTGTTATTCCTTAAGTTGCTTCTTCAGCACGGAATGTCTGCGCTGGAATCTATTGTTCGTGACGATCCCGAAAGGCTAACAAGGTTTTTGCACGAGCTCCAGAAAGTGACACGCTTCCTGCATCAACTGTGCTGCCATTCGAAGTCAATTAAAAATACTGCTATTATCAGCTATATTCCCAGCCTTCGGGAGACGATTGAGACGTTGGTCTTCCGAGTAAAAGCCCTTTTGGCCGCCAACAACTGCCATTCTGCATTTCACATGGGAAATATGATCAACAGGGATCTCCACGGAGATTCTATTATTACACCCACGAGTTCATTCGCCGGCGAGGAAAACAGCGACGAGGAATTACCTGCGGACGACACCAGCGTAGATGAAACTGTCTTGGGAGATGACATGGGCATCACAACTGTTAGCGTTAGCACGAGGCCGAGCGACGGCAGTCGTCGGAGCAAGTCCTCTTCCCGCAGCAAATGCTTTTGA
- the LOC120452040 gene encoding G-box-binding factor isoform X2, whose translation MQMLVAELPAVQLLLPIILFGLASGQRVAPGVNPQHYQQVPQQVPQHHPPPPPQHHQPQYQQQVHSAPGVPPQQYQYEQVQYEQVPVPVQQPAPAQYQQVPVQQQQQQHQPIHQQPPPQQVQQQPQQQQGHHQQAGGHHHGQPQQVLNTGNIQQERAHIQEHMQVPIDTSKMSEAELQFHYFKMHDSDNNNKLDGCELIKSLIHWHVKDSSEKAAEGHQEGHAEGQTDQPEDHKSGSVYTDKALEDTIDYVLKSMDLNNDGFVDWAEYRKTEANIGKD comes from the exons ATGCAGATGCTCGTCGCGGAATTGCCGGCAGTCCAGCTGCTACTGCCCATAATCCTATTTGGATTGGCTAGCGGACAACGCGTAGCTCCCGGCGTGAATCCGCAACACTAT CAACAAGTGCCGCAGCAGGTGccacagcaccacccaccgccaccaccgcaGCACCACCAGCCGCAGTACCAGCAACAGGTCCACTCAGCACCCGGTGTGCCGCCCCAGCAATAC CAATATGAGCAGGTTCAATATGAGCAGGTTCCAGTCCCCGTGCAGCAGCCCGCACCGGCCCAATATCAGCAAGTTCctgtgcagcagcaacagcagcagcatcaaccAATCCACCAGCAACCGCCGCCGCAGCAagtgcaacagcaaccacagcagcagcaggggcacCACCAGCAGGCAGGAGGCCACCACCATGGGCAACCTCAGCAGGTCCTAAACACCGGCAACATCCAGCAGGAGCGCGC TCACATCCAGGAGCACATGCAGGTGCCGATCGATACGAGCAAGATGTCCGAAGCCGAGCTACAGTTCCACTACTTCAAGATGCACGACTcggacaacaacaacaagttggACGGCTGCGAGCTGATCAAGTCACTGATCCATTGGCACG TCAAAGACAGTAGCGAGAAAGCAGCCGAGGGCCACCAAGAAGGACACGCCGAGGGCCAAACGGACCAGCCCGAGGATCACAAGTCCGGATCAGTGTACACGGACAAAGCTCTGGAGGACACCATTGACTATGTGCTGAAGTCCATGGATCTGAACAATGATGGCTTTGTCGACTGGGCCGAGTACCGCAAGACTGAGGCAAACATTGGCAAGGACTAG
- the LOC120454139 gene encoding uncharacterized protein LOC120454139, with amino-acid sequence MAAMQSGGRPRERLLYAFRGWIAFVAFMDLGTAFRSYIERRSFMGDHSDIQFIEGDYTISRIIGMYCLLKAIALVHCTLYIHYKPVVSMGGCSLALTMVFYATEALYFRSSTINFYVIFPCVLNSITLLGLIYIPKRLRLWEPNMDLDDENSQLLKQMTGFKRRRAKKP; translated from the exons AT GGCTGCCATGCAGTCTGGCGGACGACCCCGCGAGCGATTGCTGTACGCCTTTCGAGGATGGATAGCATTCGTGGCCTTCATGGACTTGGGCACGGCTTTCAGGAGCTATATAGAAAGACGCAGCTTCATGGGTGACCACAGCGACATTCAGTTCATAGAGG GGGACTACACCATATCGCGAATCATCGGGATGTACTGCCTGCTAAAGGCCATCGCTCTTGTACACTGCACGCTCTACATCCACTACAAGCC GGTGGTCAGCATGGGTGGCTGCTCCTTGGCCCTCACCATGGTCTTCTATGCCACCGAGGCACTCTACTTTCGCTCCAGCACCATTAACTTCTACGTGATCTTCCCGTGTGTGCTAAATT CTATAACTCTACTGGGACTAATTTACATACCTAAACGACTGCGGCTCTGGGAGCCAAATATGGATCTCGATGACGAGAACTCACAGCTTCTGAAGCAAATGACGGGCTTTAAGAGACGACGAGCGAAAAAACCATAA
- the LOC120454129 gene encoding Fanconi anemia group D2 protein isoform X2: MAVLGHTALLTRHQSVLFLLFCYLGVTLVKLTCTMYKQFKKRSKKPLNTIDENATMKVPRLAETTTNVSVESSSGGSEDNIPASQEHTQRFLSQHSVILAATLGRTQSSNRNIATLSRQPNNFFELVLVRAGVQLDQGDSLIMACDHVSIVSKLRDIFTSASSYTDKMETFKTGLNAAMAPGSKLVQKLLTGCTVDAAGEEQIYQSQNSMFMNFLMIDFMRDACVEVLLNRIEEVARADRVIMGKAAIPLPLLPLMLTQLRYLTALHKVEIYSRIEVIFNRATESAKLDIIANAELILDASMHDEFVELLNINYSSTEDLFHMTTVQTLSNLFLSDRTQAKLRLRILDFATSGHCPDVNLPHLIRLMLNVLKIDTDDSVRDLIGSLREIFNWRHTTVREENSTTGDSKKSQLELFGFLELALIRSKKFYQACQRSCASVPAEEFTSFDLILLLLLIHVNEDNSLYIENILRRRIKLEHITVAILEEIRLHYRHILEQHITTLINILHDFMREKNRTVSDFAKSSYSILFKTFNSIQKNILKKLLELTCDKSSPHLTTMALELLRELQRKSAKDVQNCATLLIPMLDRISDLTLTQTRVAMDLLCHVAFPDPNLSPCLQLQEQVDMVVKKQLINSIDNIKKQGIIGCVQLIDAMARIENDGVERNELIASVENVDSLPDGRGKMAANLIIRTESSIGNSTESLALFFEELATVFNQRNEGSTGCDLDYQFIAWVCDLVTFRFQASFVTEDVPETLKGIKLEYQLNINELDDTNVNTESDVLNIGINISKLVLSPKAKACDSIYILAPLFNCVRVLYKHRHHDSLENINALLGCAIVLPSFFEDDNYVPVFDNFEAEQQKDILSIYFQTINWMRVSISAFASQRDPPTRRRVLSRLGELIRIEQRIKPLLARAPFDFVAPPYQFLTNVKLSNQNLKRPGPKPAAQINTTLPEPDLSGNQTTIADFTIKVGPCKTIKMKTDFEQMYGPRERYRPMEVEIIMLLVEQKFVLSHQLENEQVGEFLGLLELRFLLEDVVQKLEAAVFRQTDSFDADSFKPHLAKQEDFICDLLPCLNEVNNHLITLAEAIDNELTKVNHVYSNLDLFKEQFCYIKSCFGLCVRLFALYFAWSEWSDKSQEQLLHKSLLKLQPKAQWKRLEKQSVPQLATLTFQYFLKYEKSVLSLSTAVQIYRLLCNLLKLGSLQSDASQPRFQQAEELRILCGTLLRRKWFHYAGTLDKGGQCNIYLDELIKGFLKKSTSTSQTDLLSELVKQCSILNTKDKALKRSVEI; encoded by the exons ATGGCAGTGCTCGGTCACACTGCATTGCTAACGCGCCATcaaagtgttttgtttttacttttttgttatttagGAGTTACGCTTGTAAAGCTTACTTGCACTAtgtataaacaatttaaaaaacgTTCGAAGAAACCTCTGAACACGATCGACGAGAACGCGACCATGAAAGTGCCC CGCCTGGCAGAGACGACCACAAATGTTTCAGTTGAGTCCTCATCCGGTGGGAGCGAGGATAACATACCCGCCTCCCAGGAGCATACACAGCGCTTTCTGTCGCAGCACAGTGTGATCCTGGCCGCCACTCTGGGTCGCACGCAATCCTCGAACCGGAACATTGCCACGCTCTCCCGGCAACCGAACAACTTCTTCGAACTGGTTCTGGTTCGAGCCGGTGTCCAGTTGGACCAGGGTGATAGTCTGATAATGGCCTGCGATCATGTATCCATTGTCTCCAAGCTGCGGGACATCTTTACGAGTGCCTCCTCCTATACCGACAAAATGGAGACATTCAAGACGGGTCTGAATGCTGCCATGGCGCCCGGATCAAAGCTGGTGCAGAAGCTTCTAACCGGCTGCACCGTGGACGCAGCTGGCGAGGAGCAGATCTACCAGTCCCAGAACAGCATGTTTATGAACTTCCTTATGATCGACTTCATGCGAGATGCCTGCGTGGAGGTGCTGTTGAACAGGATCGAGGAGGTGGCTAGAGCCGACCGAGTCATCATGGGTAAAGCAGCTATTCCCTTGCCACTGCTACCCCTGATGCTGACTCAACTGCGCTACCTGACCGCCTTGCACAAGGTGGAGATCTACAGTCGCATCGAGGTAATCTTCAACAGGGCCACGGAATCGGCAAAGCTTGACATCATAGCCAATGCTGAGTTGATACTCGATGCCAGCATGCACGATGAGTTCGTCGAGCTTCTCAA CATTAACTATTCCAGCACTGAAGACCTTTTCCATATGACCACGGTGCAAACTCTTAGTAACTTATTTCTTTCGGACAGAACGCAGGCCAAGTTACGACTGCGCATTTTGGACTTCGCCACAAGTGGTCACTGCCCCGATGTG AACTTGCCGCATCTTATAAGGCTGATGCTAAACGTTCTGAAAATAGACACAGATGACAGCGTGCGCGAC TTGATAGGCAGCTTGCGAGAAATCTTCAACTGGCGTCACACAACTGTGAGGGAAGAAAACTCAACAACAGGCGACAGTAAGAAGTCTCAGCTGGAACTTTTTGGCTTCCTAGAACTAGCGTTAATACGCTCGAAAAAGTTTTATCAAGCATGCCAGAGGTCATGTGCTAGTGTGCCTGCTGAAGAATTTAC CTCCTTCGACCTGATACTTCTGCTTTTGTTGATACATGTTAATGAAGATAACTCATTATACATCGAAAACATT cttcGACGTCGCATTAAATTGGAGCATATAACAGTGGCCATTTTGGAAGAGATACGACTGCACTATAGACACATCCTGGAGCAGCACATTACCACACTGATAAACATCCTTCACGACTTTATGCGAGAGAAAAATCGCACTGTGTCCGATTTCGCGAAGTCTTCGTACAG TATACTTTTTAAGACTTTCAACTCGATCCAAAAAAATATCCTAAAAAAGCTTTTGGAGCTTACCTGTGACAAATCATCGCCCCACCTGACAACAATGGCACTGGAATTGCTTCGTGAGCTTCAACGAAAGAGCGCCAAGGATGTTCAGAATTGTGCCACTCTTCTTATTCCCATGCTTGATAGGATAAGTGATCTTACTCTTACACAAACCCGCGTTGCTATGGACCTTCTGTGCCATGTTGCGTTTCCGGATCCGAACCTATCGCCGTGCCTGCAACTCCAAGAGCAAGTCGATATGGTGGTTAAAAAACAGCTGATCAATTCCATTGATAATATTAAAAAGCAGGGCATAATTGGCTGTGTGCAGCTCATCGATGCAATGGCACGCATTGAGAACGATGGAGTTGAGCGTAACGAGCTTATAGCCAGCGTGGAAAACGTCGATTCCTTGCCCGATGGCCGAGGCAAAATGGCTGCCAACTTAATCA TACGCACCGAGTCATCAATAGGAAATAGTACCGAGTCTTTAGCCCTGTTTTTTGAAGAACTGGCCACGGTTTTCAATCAGCGCAATGAGGGAAGCACCGGCTGTGACTTGGACTACCAATTCATTGCTTGGGTCTGTGACTTAGTGACATTCCGATTTCAGGCAAGTTTTGTCACAGAGGATGTTCCCGAGACTTTAAA GGGAATTAAACTGGAATATCAGTTAAATATCAATGAATTGGACGATACAAATGTAAATACTGAATCGGATGTCCTTAATATTGGcataaatatatcaaaactGGTTTTATCACCGAAAGCGAA AGCTTGTGATTCAATATACATTCTGGCTCCTCTGTTCAACTGTGTCAGGGTGTTGTACAAACATCGCCACCATGACAGCTTAGAGAATATCAATGCCTTGCTGGGCTGTGCCATCGTGCTGCCTTCTTTCTTTGAGGATGACAACTATGTCCCCGTTTTTGACAACTTTGAGGCGGAACAGCAAAAGGACATTCTGAGCATTTATTTTCAGACCATCAATTGGATGAGGGTGTCGATCAGTGCGTTTGCATCCCAACGTGATCCTCCTACTCGGCGTCGAGTTCTTTCTAGACTCGGAGAGCTAATACGTATCGAACAGAGAATAAAGCCCCTCCTGGCTAGAGCGCCTTTCGACTTCGTGGCACCGCCATATCAATTCCTCACCAACGTCAAGCTCTCGAACCAGAATCTGAAACGTCCAGGACCCAAACCAGCtgcccaaataaacacaaCGCTACCAGAACCAGATTTAAGTGGTAATCAAACAACGATCGCTGACTTTACAATTAAGGTTGGACCGTGCAAGACCATTAAGATGAAGACCGACTTTGAGCAGATGTATGGGCCGCGAGAGAGGTACAGGCCAATGGAAGTTGAAATCATCATGCTGTTGGTCGAGCAGAAGTTTGTCTTGAGTCACCAGCTGGAAAATGAGCAAGTGGGGGAGTTTCTTGGTCTCCTGGAGTTACGTTTCCTGCTGGAAGACGTGGTTCAAAAACTTGAAGCAGCAGTTTTTCGACAGACCGATTCCTTTGATGCGGACAGTTTTAAGCCGCATTTGGCCAAACAGGAAGATTTTATTTGCGATCTACTTCCATGTCTAAATGAGGTGAATAATCATCTAATAACCCTGGCTGAAGCCATCGACAATGAGCTTACGAAAGTCAATCATGTGTACAGCAATCTGGATCTGTTTAAAGAGCAATTTTGCTATATCAAATCGTGCTTTGGGCTGTGCGTCCGGCTGTTTGCTTTGTACTTCGCCTGGAGCGAGTGGAGTGATAAGTCGCAGGAACAACTGCTCCATA AGTCTTTGCTTAAACTACAGCCTAAAGCACAATGGAAAAGACTAGAGAAGCAAAGTGTCCCTCAGCTGGCAACCCTGACTTTTCAATACTTTCTAAAGTATGAGAAATCCGTATTGAGTCTCAGTACTGCGGTTCAGATCTATCGATTGCTGTGTAACTTGTTGAAACTGGGGAGTTTACAAAGTGATGCTAGCCAACCGAGATTTCAGCAAGCCGAGGAGTTAC GGATACTGTGTGGCACGTTGTTGCGACGTAAATGGTTCCACTACGCTGGTACTTTGGACAAAGGCGGTCAATGCAATATCTATTTGGACGAGCTGATCAAGGGATTCCTAAAAAAATCAACTTCCACGAGTCAAACCGATCTCCTTAGTGAGTTGGTTAAGCAATGCAGCATACTCAATACGAAGGACAAAGCCCTGA
- the LOC120452040 gene encoding putative uncharacterized protein DDB_G0268364 isoform X1, producing the protein MQMLVAELPAVQLLLPIILFGLASGQRVAPGVNPQHYQQVPQQVPQHHPPPPPQHHQPQYQQQVHSAPGVPPQQYQYEQVQYEQVPVPVQQPAPAQYQQVPVQQQQQQHQPIHQQPPPQQVQQQPQQQQGHHQQAGGHHHGQPQQVLNTGNIQQERAHIQEHMQVPIDTSKMSEAELQFHYFKMHDSDNNNKLDGCELIKSLIHWHEQGSKEQPNGEKPHVEEKVFSDEELVALIDPILQMDDTSRDGYIDYPEFIKAQQKAAEKQQQQQQQPQEQQQQQQPVH; encoded by the exons ATGCAGATGCTCGTCGCGGAATTGCCGGCAGTCCAGCTGCTACTGCCCATAATCCTATTTGGATTGGCTAGCGGACAACGCGTAGCTCCCGGCGTGAATCCGCAACACTAT CAACAAGTGCCGCAGCAGGTGccacagcaccacccaccgccaccaccgcaGCACCACCAGCCGCAGTACCAGCAACAGGTCCACTCAGCACCCGGTGTGCCGCCCCAGCAATAC CAATATGAGCAGGTTCAATATGAGCAGGTTCCAGTCCCCGTGCAGCAGCCCGCACCGGCCCAATATCAGCAAGTTCctgtgcagcagcaacagcagcagcatcaaccAATCCACCAGCAACCGCCGCCGCAGCAagtgcaacagcaaccacagcagcagcaggggcacCACCAGCAGGCAGGAGGCCACCACCATGGGCAACCTCAGCAGGTCCTAAACACCGGCAACATCCAGCAGGAGCGCGC TCACATCCAGGAGCACATGCAGGTGCCGATCGATACGAGCAAGATGTCCGAAGCCGAGCTACAGTTCCACTACTTCAAGATGCACGACTcggacaacaacaacaagttggACGGCTGCGAGCTGATCAAGTCACTGATCCATTGGCACG AGCAAGGCAGCAAGGAGCAGCCGAACGGAGAGAAGCCGCACGTGGAGGAGAAGGTCTTCTCCGACGAGGAGCTGGTGGCCCTCATTGATCCCATCTTGCAGATGGACGACACCTCGCGCGACGGCTACATTGACTATCCCGAGTTTATCAAGGCGCAGCAAAAGGCAGccgagaagcagcagcagcaacagcagcagccgcaagaacagcagcaacagcagcaaccgGTTCATTAG